The window TCATCAGCTCCACCAAAACTTTTGTAGAAGTATATAACCCTAAATTTTTTATTAAATTCAATATGGAAAAAGGAAAGTATAAAAACTTACCATTATGATAGATCTGGCCAGGAACATTTAACTTCATAAAATCTTCACCTAAAAGATTTTTTATTTCTTTTGTTACTTCAGGATATTTATTATGAAAACGATGAGCTCCTGAATCAAACAGAAAGTCTCCGTGTTTTAGAGTGATAGAATTACCTCCTATATGATTACTTGCTTCATAAATTTTAAATGGCATTCCGTTCTTTTTAGCATAAAACCCCACTGCAAGACCAGAATGGCCCCCACCCAAGATCATAATATGAAATGCTTTTTTTATTTTACAGATGTCTCTATTTTTACCAAGCATATAATTATTAAATATATTTTAATA is drawn from Nitrospinota bacterium and contains these coding sequences:
- a CDS encoding NAD(P)-binding protein; translated protein: MILGGGHSGLAVGFYAKKNGMPFKIYEASNHIGGNSITLKHGDFLFDSGAHRFHNKYPEVTKEIKNLLGEDFMKLNVPGQIYHNGKFLYFPFSILNLIKNLGLYTSTKVLVELM